From Glycine max cultivar Williams 82 chromosome 11, Glycine_max_v4.0, whole genome shotgun sequence, the proteins below share one genomic window:
- the LOC100803613 gene encoding polyneuridine-aldehyde esterase-like produces the protein MSKKQREQNHFVLVHGIGHGAWCWYKLKPLLESAGHKVTVLDLAASGIDTHDIEDIHTFSEYSKPLLDLLASLAPNEKVVLVGHSFGGISIALAMDKFPEKISLGIFLTAFVPDTQHKPSHVLEEYIDRYPYTGWMDTELWNSGGKTTLLFGIKFLSTKFYQLCSTEDLELVKTLRRKGSLFAEDLSKAENFSKEKDGSVPSAYIISNEDLVIPKEYQQWMIQNAGIDVVREIKGSDHMVMLSKPHKLCLSLLEIADKQVK, from the exons ATGAGTAAAAAACAAAGAGAGCAAAATCACTTTGTCCTGGTGCATGGTATAGGCCATGGTGCCTGGTGTTGGTACAAGCTTAAGCCACTGTTGGAATCCGCCGGCCACAAAGTCACAGTCCTTGACCTTGCAGCTTCTGGCATCGACACACACGACATTGAAGACATCCACACATTTTCTGAGTATTCTAAGCCTTTGTTGGATCTCTTGGCGTCGCTTGCTCCTAATGAAAAAGTGGTCCTTGTCGGGCATAGCTTTGGAGGGATCAGTATAGCCCTTGCAATGGACAAATTCCCAGAGAAAATATCACTTGGAATTTTCCTAACAGCTTTTGTTCCTGATACCCAACACAAACCATCACATGTCTTAGAAGAG TACATTGATAGATACCCATATACCGGATGGATGGACACTGAGCTCTGGAATAGTGGAGGCAAAACAACATTGCTTTTTGGCATCAAATTCTTGTCCACTAAGTTCTATCAACTCTGCTCCACTGAG GATCTGGAATTGGTGAAGACTTTAAGAAGAAAGGGTTCACTATTTGCTGAAGACCTTTCTAAGGCAGAGAATTTTTCCAAAGAGAAAGATGGGTCTGTTCCAAGTGCTTATATTATTTCCAATGAGGACTTGGTAATTCCAAAGGAGTATCAGCAATGGATGATCCAAAATGCAGGGATTGATGTGGTGCGAGAGATCAAGGGATCAGATCACATGGTTATGCTTAGCAAACCCCACAAACTATGTTTATCTCTCCTCGAGATAGCTGATAAGCAAGTTAAGTAA